From Streptomyces durmitorensis, a single genomic window includes:
- a CDS encoding SAM-dependent methyltransferase, translating into MTDDDTNVQIDTSKPHPARVYDWLLGGKDNYLVDQEMGEKLPPEARANAARNRAFMNRAAAWLADNGVRQFLDIGTGIPTAPNLHQIVQAIAPSSRVVYADNDPIVLRHAEALLVSSPEGATDYVQADVRRPEAILDHARELLDFDQPIALSLIALMHFITDEEDPYALTRTLVDALPSGSYLVLSHGTTDEHPELADSVTDTYKKGQVPLRMRRRAEVERFFEGLELVEPGLVTATHWYKESPAPKAELSGFYVAVAKIP; encoded by the coding sequence ATGACTGATGACGACACCAACGTCCAGATCGACACCAGCAAGCCGCACCCCGCGCGTGTCTACGACTGGCTTCTGGGCGGCAAGGACAACTACCTCGTCGATCAGGAGATGGGCGAGAAGCTGCCGCCCGAGGCCCGCGCGAACGCGGCGCGGAACCGGGCGTTCATGAACCGCGCCGCAGCCTGGCTCGCTGACAACGGTGTCAGGCAGTTCCTCGACATCGGCACGGGCATCCCCACCGCGCCGAACCTCCACCAGATCGTCCAGGCGATCGCTCCCAGCTCCCGGGTCGTGTACGCCGACAACGACCCCATCGTGCTGCGGCACGCCGAAGCACTGCTGGTCAGCAGCCCGGAAGGCGCCACGGACTACGTCCAGGCGGACGTGCGCCGACCCGAGGCGATCCTCGACCACGCCCGTGAACTCCTGGACTTCGACCAGCCCATCGCGCTCTCCCTCATCGCCCTGATGCACTTCATCACCGACGAAGAGGACCCCTACGCCCTCACGCGCACCCTCGTGGACGCGCTGCCCTCCGGCAGCTATCTGGTGCTGTCGCACGGCACCACCGACGAGCACCCCGAGCTCGCGGACTCCGTCACCGACACCTACAAGAAGGGCCAGGTGCCGTTGAGGATGCGGCGCCGCGCGGAGGTCGAGCGCTTCTTCGAGGGGCTGGAACTGGTTGAGCCGGGCCTGGTGACGGCGACGCACTGGTACAAGGAATCTCCCGCACCGAAGGCCGAGTTGAGCGGCTTCTACGTCGCGGTGGCCAAGATCCCCTGA
- a CDS encoding serine hydrolase, whose protein sequence is MHTEALLRDIRVQLRDGGLRGCLLVRDLHTGDELGIDADTHLPSASLVKVPLALATVERIRRGELDGATLLEVQPGRVTTPGPTGLSRFRHPARIAIDDLLYLSTCLSDGTAADALFELTPPAQVTDILHELGIRGIAVRTCVGELFDTPVERFDADQIHLAHALAIDAGTSGRGHRVPQLDTTRANTGSARTYTDLLQALWTPSKIHPDVAERLRDLMAHNVLRHRLTPDFSSDASTWSSKTGTLLNLRHEIGVVEHSDGQSFAIAVLTESLVPAGAQPGADALMAQAARTLRDHLRQL, encoded by the coding sequence GTGCACACCGAGGCGCTGCTGCGTGACATACGCGTGCAGCTGCGCGACGGCGGCCTGCGCGGTTGCCTGCTCGTGCGGGACCTGCACACAGGAGACGAGCTGGGGATCGATGCGGACACCCACCTGCCCTCCGCCTCCCTGGTCAAGGTCCCGCTCGCGCTCGCGACGGTCGAGCGGATCCGGCGCGGCGAGCTCGATGGAGCGACGCTGCTCGAGGTGCAGCCAGGGCGGGTCACCACGCCGGGCCCCACCGGTCTGAGCCGATTCCGCCACCCCGCCCGGATCGCGATCGACGACCTGCTCTATCTGAGCACCTGTCTGAGCGACGGAACGGCCGCGGACGCGCTGTTCGAGCTCACCCCGCCCGCCCAGGTCACCGACATCCTCCACGAGCTCGGCATCCGCGGCATCGCCGTCCGGACGTGTGTGGGCGAGCTCTTCGACACCCCCGTGGAACGCTTCGACGCCGACCAGATCCATCTCGCCCACGCCCTGGCCATCGACGCCGGCACCAGCGGACGCGGACACCGGGTTCCGCAGCTGGACACCACCCGCGCCAACACCGGCAGCGCGCGCACCTACACCGACCTGCTGCAGGCGCTGTGGACGCCGTCGAAGATCCACCCGGACGTGGCCGAGCGGCTGCGCGACCTCATGGCCCACAACGTGCTGCGGCACCGGCTCACCCCGGACTTCAGCTCCGACGCGAGCACCTGGTCCTCCAAGACCGGCACCCTGCTCAACCTGCGCCACGAGATCGGTGTCGTCGAGCACTCCGACGGCCAGTCCTTCGCGATCGCCGTCCTGACCGAGTCCCTCGTGCCCGCCGGCGCGCAGCCCGGCGCCGACGCCCTCATGGCGCAGGCCGCCCGCACCCTGCGCGACCACCTTCGGCAGCTCTAG
- a CDS encoding LysR family transcriptional regulator, with protein sequence MLIWHRVLGVDLVGACRAFVSVSEYGSFTDGAAAARMSQSVASRRVAALEERFGEPLFERTSRRAVLTPFGRDMLPTARQLVQAADVLLDEAEAVKAKPWRLAVPGICSTVGLARLVAEGRGHGVTLDLRVAGPTRRRELLHAQQVRAALLAVPADEATWSVPLGLAGARDPGVRRVYLETLRVGRASSGPARRVWIQPEDDVPHIRDPLTRLRDAVGLRPAQLVAAADLTSAAAEVLCSGDLLLCSRAQADELALTWRPIGEITFGRGFALAAAADGNPQHIEARLGDAMARCLGADAQAGIRGGTA encoded by the coding sequence ATGCTGATCTGGCATAGGGTTTTGGGCGTGGATCTGGTGGGAGCGTGTCGCGCGTTCGTGAGCGTGAGCGAGTACGGAAGCTTCACCGACGGAGCCGCCGCGGCGCGGATGTCCCAGTCGGTGGCCAGCCGTCGCGTCGCCGCGCTCGAGGAACGGTTCGGTGAGCCGCTGTTCGAGCGCACGTCGAGGCGCGCCGTCCTCACCCCCTTCGGGCGGGACATGCTGCCGACGGCCCGGCAGCTTGTGCAGGCGGCCGACGTACTCCTTGACGAGGCGGAAGCCGTCAAGGCCAAGCCGTGGCGGCTCGCGGTGCCCGGCATCTGCTCCACGGTCGGCCTCGCCCGCCTCGTCGCCGAGGGGCGGGGCCACGGTGTCACGCTCGACCTGCGGGTCGCGGGGCCGACGCGGCGGCGGGAGCTCCTCCACGCGCAGCAGGTGCGCGCCGCCCTGCTCGCGGTGCCCGCGGACGAGGCGACGTGGTCCGTGCCGCTGGGGCTCGCCGGCGCCCGGGATCCCGGTGTGCGGCGCGTCTACCTCGAGACGCTGCGGGTCGGACGTGCCTCTTCCGGTCCTGCCCGCCGCGTCTGGATCCAGCCGGAGGACGACGTGCCGCACATCCGCGATCCGCTGACGCGCCTGCGCGACGCGGTGGGCCTGCGGCCCGCGCAACTGGTCGCCGCCGCCGATCTGACGAGCGCCGCGGCCGAAGTCCTCTGCTCGGGCGACCTGTTGCTGTGCTCCCGCGCACAGGCCGATGAACTCGCCCTGACCTGGCGGCCCATCGGCGAGATCACCTTCGGCCGGGGATTCGCCCTGGCCGCCGCGGCGGACGGCAATCCGCAGCACATCGAAGCGCGCCTCGGCGATGCCATGGCCCGCTGCCTGGGCGCGGATGCCCAGGCAGGGATCAGGGGAGGGACGGCGTGA
- the bla gene encoding class A beta-lactamase — translation MQYTRVRSAVLGAFATICLVPLVACADGDSTASSSSSKAATKPAGTARSATAAKPFARDFKALERKFDARLGVYAVDTGTGREVAYNAGERFAYNSTFKALEAGAVLRKYSLSGLDRKITYSKDDLVANSPVTEKHVETGMTVGELCDAAVRYSDNTAANLLFDTLGGPKGLDAVLEELGDDVTRMDRREPDLSTWVPGEKRDTSTPRALAKDLRAFVLGDALRKGERAQLTKWLRTNTTGDHTIKAGVPKSWVVGDKTGTGSYYGARNDIAVVWPPDSAPIVVSILSNRSKKDAEPDDKLIAEAASVVVDSLS, via the coding sequence ATGCAGTACACCCGTGTCCGTAGCGCCGTTCTCGGTGCGTTCGCCACGATCTGCCTCGTCCCGCTCGTGGCCTGCGCGGACGGTGACTCCACGGCCTCGTCGTCGTCCTCCAAGGCGGCCACGAAGCCCGCGGGAACCGCGAGGTCCGCAACGGCGGCGAAGCCGTTCGCCCGTGATTTCAAGGCACTTGAGCGCAAGTTCGACGCGCGTCTCGGCGTCTACGCCGTCGACACCGGTACCGGGCGCGAGGTGGCCTACAACGCCGGTGAGCGCTTCGCCTACAACTCCACGTTCAAGGCCCTGGAAGCCGGAGCCGTCCTGCGCAAGTACTCCCTGAGCGGCCTCGACCGGAAGATCACGTACTCCAAGGACGACCTGGTCGCCAACTCCCCCGTGACCGAGAAGCACGTCGAGACCGGAATGACCGTGGGCGAACTGTGTGACGCCGCCGTCCGCTACAGCGACAACACCGCGGCCAACCTGCTCTTCGACACGCTCGGCGGGCCCAAGGGCCTGGACGCCGTACTCGAGGAGCTGGGCGACGACGTGACACGGATGGATCGCCGCGAGCCCGATCTGAGCACGTGGGTCCCTGGCGAGAAGCGGGACACGAGCACGCCGCGGGCGCTGGCCAAGGACCTGCGCGCGTTCGTGCTCGGGGACGCCCTGCGCAAGGGCGAGCGCGCACAGCTCACCAAGTGGCTGCGGACCAACACCACCGGGGACCACACCATCAAGGCCGGTGTGCCCAAGAGCTGGGTGGTCGGCGACAAGACGGGAACCGGCTCCTACTACGGCGCCCGCAACGACATCGCCGTGGTGTGGCCGCCCGACAGTGCCCCCATCGTCGTGTCGATCCTGTCGAACCGCTCCAAGAAGGACGCCGAGCCCGACGACAAGCTGATCGCGGAGGCGGCCTCCGTGGTCGTCGACTCGCTGTCGTAG
- a CDS encoding penicillin-binding transpeptidase domain-containing protein, with protein MTDVAPLTGPGHRPGRRPGRRPARKGPRVVVAAGLTLALAAGIGYAAELGPFDPGPQIPDPEATRQARAFLADWEAGRMDRAAALTSSPEQAERVLQSFTAGLDISKPTLTPGATTVGDDGAVTVAFTAKMPVTELGTWTYDSALPLRKQDDGAWKVDWALSLVHPKLSSTEKFRLEREDSAGPTITDREGSDLSAETHPSLGPLLPQIAGGSGAGPRGAVQRVDRATGDVKGTEASFGKKSDRPADRPVATTLDATWQSAAEKALTAEADGKDAALVALRIDDGEILAVANSPTSGFNRAVSGTYAPGSTWKIVTTSALLLKGAVAPGDVVDCPQYLTVGKRFQNVETSEYRGATFRKDFTASCNTAFISLRDKVGDQELGDVAGKYFGVGQKWRVGIPSYDGSVPVPRDQTEKAASMIGQGRVQANPLIMASVTATAVSGTFHQPTLTSGKDTTTTTPLPREVVKQLRELMRATVTDGTASVLADLPGDVGAKTGTAEVSDDAPNNGWFVAHRGNVAVACVVEKGVTGGASAGPVVRSLLGAVPDDPS; from the coding sequence ATGACGGATGTCGCACCACTCACCGGACCCGGCCACAGACCCGGCCGCAGACCCGGCCGCAGACCCGCGAGGAAGGGCCCCCGCGTGGTGGTCGCGGCGGGGCTGACGCTCGCGCTCGCCGCAGGCATCGGCTACGCCGCGGAGCTGGGCCCCTTCGACCCCGGCCCTCAGATACCGGACCCGGAGGCGACGAGGCAGGCGCGTGCCTTCCTGGCCGACTGGGAGGCGGGCCGCATGGACCGGGCCGCGGCGCTGACCTCGAGCCCCGAGCAGGCGGAGCGTGTCCTGCAGAGCTTCACCGCCGGGCTCGACATCAGCAAGCCGACGCTGACCCCGGGGGCGACCACGGTCGGCGACGACGGTGCCGTGACCGTGGCCTTCACCGCCAAGATGCCCGTGACCGAGCTGGGCACCTGGACCTATGACTCGGCCCTGCCCCTGCGCAAGCAGGACGACGGCGCGTGGAAGGTCGACTGGGCGCTGTCCCTCGTCCATCCGAAGCTGAGCAGCACGGAGAAGTTCCGCCTGGAGCGGGAGGACTCGGCCGGGCCCACGATCACGGACCGCGAGGGCAGCGACCTGTCGGCCGAGACGCACCCGTCCCTCGGCCCGCTCCTCCCGCAGATCGCCGGGGGCAGCGGTGCCGGTCCGCGCGGCGCGGTCCAGCGCGTCGACCGGGCCACCGGTGACGTCAAGGGCACGGAGGCCTCCTTCGGCAAGAAGTCCGACCGCCCCGCCGACCGGCCCGTGGCGACCACCCTGGACGCCACCTGGCAGTCCGCCGCGGAGAAGGCGCTCACCGCCGAGGCCGACGGCAAGGACGCCGCGCTCGTCGCCCTGCGGATAGACGACGGCGAGATCCTGGCCGTGGCCAACTCCCCCACCTCCGGGTTCAATCGCGCCGTCTCGGGCACCTACGCGCCCGGCTCCACCTGGAAGATCGTCACCACCAGCGCACTGCTGCTCAAGGGCGCGGTCGCGCCCGGCGATGTCGTGGACTGCCCCCAGTACCTCACCGTCGGGAAGCGGTTCCAGAACGTCGAGACCTCCGAGTACCGGGGCGCCACCTTCCGCAAGGACTTCACCGCCTCGTGCAACACCGCGTTCATCAGCCTGCGCGACAAGGTCGGTGACCAGGAGCTGGGCGATGTCGCCGGCAAGTACTTCGGGGTCGGGCAGAAGTGGCGGGTCGGCATTCCCTCGTACGACGGGTCGGTCCCGGTCCCCCGCGACCAGACCGAGAAGGCCGCGTCGATGATCGGGCAGGGCAGGGTGCAGGCCAACCCGTTGATCATGGCGTCCGTCACCGCGACCGCGGTGTCCGGCACGTTCCACCAGCCCACCCTCACCAGCGGCAAGGACACGACCACGACCACCCCGCTGCCGCGCGAAGTCGTCAAGCAGCTGCGCGAGTTGATGCGCGCGACGGTCACCGACGGCACGGCATCCGTCCTTGCCGACCTGCCCGGCGACGTGGGGGCCAAGACCGGCACCGCCGAGGTATCCGACGACGCCCCCAACAACGGCTGGTTCGTCGCACACCGCGGCAACGTCGCCGTGGCCTGCGTCGTCGAGAAGGGCGTCACCGGCGGCGCATCCGCGGGGCCCGTGGTCCGCAGCCTCCTGGGCGCCGTGCCCGACGATCCCTCCTGA
- a CDS encoding ribonuclease H family protein yields the protein MSDLIIAACDGAAKKNPGPAAWAWVVADADERPQRWEAGPLGHATNNVAELTALAELLESTDPAVPLEVRMDSQYAMNAVNKWIASWKRNGWLTAAKKPVANKELVVRIDALLQGRTVTFRHVAAHQVDGDHLNAIADVAASDAATSQEPAGTVHGALTIPEPRPERMSASPAARPRKSSTARAGKGGSGSSGAVIKAKFPGRCHCQKPYAAGEKIAKNAHGWGHVECRDS from the coding sequence ATGTCTGACTTGATCATCGCCGCCTGTGACGGAGCCGCGAAGAAGAACCCCGGACCCGCGGCCTGGGCCTGGGTGGTCGCCGATGCCGATGAGCGCCCGCAGCGCTGGGAGGCCGGTCCGCTGGGCCACGCCACGAACAACGTGGCCGAACTGACCGCGCTGGCCGAGCTGTTGGAGTCCACGGACCCCGCGGTGCCGCTGGAGGTCCGGATGGACAGCCAGTACGCGATGAACGCGGTCAACAAGTGGATCGCGTCCTGGAAGCGCAACGGATGGCTCACCGCGGCGAAGAAGCCGGTCGCCAACAAGGAGCTCGTCGTACGCATCGACGCGCTGCTGCAGGGCCGCACGGTGACCTTCCGGCACGTCGCCGCCCACCAGGTGGACGGCGATCACCTCAACGCGATCGCCGACGTCGCGGCCAGCGACGCCGCCACCTCGCAGGAGCCCGCAGGCACCGTCCACGGGGCGCTCACGATCCCGGAGCCGCGCCCCGAGCGCATGAGCGCCTCACCCGCCGCCCGGCCGCGCAAGAGCTCCACCGCGCGTGCGGGCAAGGGGGGTTCAGGCAGTTCGGGCGCTGTCATCAAGGCCAAGTTCCCCGGCCGCTGCCACTGCCAGAAGCCCTACGCCGCCGGTGAGAAGATCGCGAAGAACGCGCACGGCTGGGGCCACGTGGAGTGCCGCGACTCCTGA
- a CDS encoding TetR family transcriptional regulator produces the protein MAERKRQLVSNELTEAALQLLARKGFDAVTIDEIVTSAGVSRRTFFRYFASKEDVVVQFLADMGVGIHAELAARPAKERPSVALRHAVWVPLAACGDHSERVLPVVQLILRTPALRARFLERQAQWSDDLTGEVARRAGRDAGVDLYPRLAAGMALTAFDAVLQRWSDSDGTEDPADLIDRAFAVIAPALDGGA, from the coding sequence ATGGCCGAGCGCAAAAGGCAGCTCGTCTCGAACGAGTTGACCGAAGCGGCGCTGCAACTCCTTGCCCGAAAGGGGTTCGACGCGGTCACCATCGACGAGATCGTGACCAGCGCCGGGGTCTCCCGGCGGACGTTCTTCCGGTACTTCGCGTCCAAGGAGGACGTGGTCGTCCAGTTCCTGGCCGACATGGGTGTGGGCATCCACGCGGAGCTGGCGGCTCGACCCGCGAAGGAGCGGCCCTCCGTGGCGCTGCGGCACGCCGTATGGGTTCCGCTCGCCGCCTGTGGGGATCACTCCGAGCGGGTGCTGCCCGTGGTGCAGCTGATTCTGCGTACCCCCGCCCTGCGCGCACGCTTCCTGGAGCGCCAGGCGCAGTGGAGCGACGACCTCACGGGGGAGGTGGCGCGGCGTGCGGGGCGCGACGCGGGCGTGGACCTGTACCCACGCCTTGCCGCCGGGATGGCGCTGACCGCCTTCGACGCCGTGCTCCAGCGGTGGAGCGACAGCGACGGCACCGAGGATCCCGCCGATCTGATCGACCGGGCGTTCGCCGTCATCGCCCCCGCACTCGACGGCGGAGCGTAG
- a CDS encoding oxidoreductase, protein MTQQQRWTAEQIPDQTDRVFVVTGANSGLGLATTRALARQGGHVILAVRDEEKGRGAVSEITAEHPAASLEVRRLDLADLDSVRGFADQLHADHPRLDVLINNAGVMAPPRTLSAQGHELQFACNHLGHFALTGLLLDLLAAAGNSRVVTVSSINHRQGRIRFDDLNGERAYQPMGHYNQSKLANAVFGQELHRRLTASASPVRSVLAHPGYTATNLQKDTPIGLWRVVLGRIGNPLFAQRPADGALPQLFAATEPGVESGQFIGPGGLAELRGAPTRVQLAPVAAHEETGRRLWEVSEQLTDVRFAFPATV, encoded by the coding sequence ATGACGCAGCAACAGCGCTGGACAGCCGAGCAGATACCGGACCAGACCGACCGGGTGTTCGTCGTCACCGGAGCCAACAGCGGCCTCGGCCTGGCGACCACGCGGGCGCTCGCCCGGCAGGGCGGGCACGTGATCCTCGCCGTGCGCGACGAGGAGAAGGGCCGCGGGGCGGTCTCGGAGATCACCGCAGAACACCCCGCCGCGAGCCTGGAAGTACGCCGCCTGGACCTGGCCGACCTCGACTCGGTACGCGGCTTCGCCGATCAGCTGCACGCCGACCATCCACGCCTCGACGTGCTCATCAACAACGCGGGCGTGATGGCGCCGCCCCGCACGCTCAGCGCGCAGGGCCACGAGCTGCAGTTCGCCTGCAATCACCTCGGCCACTTCGCGCTCACCGGCCTGCTGCTCGACCTGTTGGCGGCCGCGGGCAACTCCCGTGTGGTGACGGTGAGTTCGATCAATCACCGGCAGGGACGCATCCGCTTCGACGACCTGAACGGCGAGCGCGCCTACCAGCCCATGGGCCACTACAACCAGTCGAAGCTCGCCAACGCCGTCTTCGGCCAGGAGCTCCACCGCCGGCTGACCGCGTCGGCAAGCCCGGTGCGCAGCGTGCTCGCCCACCCCGGCTACACCGCGACCAACCTCCAGAAGGACACACCGATCGGCCTGTGGCGGGTGGTGCTCGGCCGTATCGGCAACCCGCTGTTCGCGCAGCGCCCGGCCGACGGCGCACTGCCCCAGCTGTTCGCTGCGACCGAACCGGGGGTGGAGAGCGGCCAGTTCATCGGGCCGGGCGGCCTCGCAGAGCTGCGCGGCGCACCGACGCGCGTACAGCTGGCGCCCGTGGCGGCGCACGAAGAGACGGGCCGTCGCCTGTGGGAGGTCTCGGAGCAACTGACCGACGTACGCTTCGCGTTCCCCGCCACCGTCTGA
- a CDS encoding GNAT family N-acetyltransferase: MTAPTTLPSGLTVRPATLDDAAAVCALLNEIDLLEIGRADTELSEIQADLKHPEVDLEHDSWLLFDDGRLIAYGLLWDESGGERIDVEYFTLPDRPQASGHLLDLMEARSAERAAANGAERAVVHLHLNIAPTVDLGALRGRGWTPVRRYHSMVRPLSTGADRVPEPPAGVTLRDCLAEPDRRRAHALVQDTFVDHFDFHPRTYEQWLDDIDAERADWSRIWIAHVEGLGDAAVLHTRNDRTSMAWISALGVLRQARGRGLGGHLLRHAFGHYAARGRDRIGLGVDTDNSTGALALYERHGMTIDFALQAWELTRPVAR, translated from the coding sequence ATGACCGCGCCCACCACCCTTCCGTCCGGCCTGACCGTGCGTCCGGCGACACTCGACGACGCGGCGGCGGTGTGCGCGCTGCTCAACGAGATCGACCTGCTGGAGATCGGCCGCGCCGACACCGAACTCTCCGAGATCCAGGCCGACTTGAAGCACCCCGAAGTGGACCTGGAGCACGACTCCTGGCTGCTGTTCGACGACGGCAGGCTGATCGCGTACGGCCTGCTCTGGGATGAGTCAGGCGGCGAGCGGATCGACGTGGAGTACTTCACGCTGCCCGACCGGCCCCAGGCCTCCGGGCATCTGCTCGACCTGATGGAGGCGCGCAGCGCCGAGCGGGCCGCCGCCAACGGAGCGGAGCGCGCCGTGGTGCACCTGCACCTCAACATCGCGCCCACCGTGGACCTGGGCGCGCTGCGCGGGCGGGGCTGGACCCCGGTCCGGCGCTACCACTCGATGGTCCGTCCCCTGTCCACCGGCGCCGACCGGGTGCCCGAGCCGCCGGCCGGTGTGACGTTGCGTGACTGCCTGGCCGAGCCGGACCGCAGGCGCGCCCACGCGCTGGTGCAGGACACGTTCGTCGACCACTTCGACTTCCACCCGCGCACGTACGAGCAGTGGCTGGACGACATCGACGCCGAGCGTGCCGACTGGTCGCGGATCTGGATCGCGCACGTCGAGGGCCTGGGGGACGCGGCGGTGCTGCACACCCGCAACGACCGCACGTCGATGGCCTGGATCAGCGCCCTCGGGGTGCTGCGCCAGGCCCGCGGCCGGGGCCTGGGCGGCCATCTCCTGCGTCATGCCTTCGGCCACTACGCGGCGCGGGGCCGAGACCGGATCGGTCTCGGCGTGGACACCGACAACAGCACCGGCGCGCTCGCCCTGTACGAACGCCACGGCATGACCATCGACTTCGCGCTCCAGGCCTGGGAGTTGACCCGCCCCGTGGCCCGCTGA
- a CDS encoding GNAT family N-acetyltransferase, giving the protein MSNTSHTWITRAETSADIPAIHAINAAAFDTPAEADLVDALRADVAWIDGLSVVTTDQDGKLVGHALLTRCHIGDTPALCLAPVAVLPEYQRTGAGSVAIRAALDAAKGRGERFVTVLGHPEYYPRFGFSRASAYGIGISIDVPDEAMMALALDAGRPLPSGTVRYAAPFGI; this is encoded by the coding sequence ATGAGCAACACGAGCCACACCTGGATCACGCGCGCCGAGACCAGCGCTGACATCCCCGCCATCCATGCCATCAACGCCGCCGCGTTCGACACCCCGGCGGAGGCCGACCTCGTCGACGCGCTGCGCGCCGACGTCGCCTGGATCGACGGCCTTTCCGTCGTCACCACCGACCAGGACGGCAAGCTCGTCGGCCACGCGCTGCTGACCCGCTGCCACATCGGGGACACCCCGGCCCTGTGCCTGGCCCCCGTCGCCGTACTCCCCGAGTATCAGAGGACCGGCGCCGGCTCCGTGGCCATCCGCGCCGCGCTCGACGCCGCCAAGGGGAGGGGCGAGCGCTTCGTCACCGTCCTCGGACACCCGGAGTACTACCCGCGATTCGGCTTCAGCCGTGCCTCCGCGTACGGCATCGGCATCAGCATCGATGTCCCGGACGAGGCCATGATGGCTCTCGCCCTCGACGCCGGGCGCCCGCTGCCCAGCGGCACGGTGCGCTACGCCGCGCCGTTCGGCATCTAA
- a CDS encoding enoyl-CoA hydratase-related protein, with amino-acid sequence MPMLDRQDDVFILDIGDGENRFHPDWLAAVDAALDEVEKAEGPRALVTAATGKFFSNGLDLEWLIAHAEQRHDYVRRVHGLFARMLSLPVVTVAALQGHTFAAGAMLSLAHDFRVMRADRGYWCLPEVDINIPFTPGMSALIQARLTPQTAHEAMTTGRRYGGHDALAAAVVDRAVDEEAVRRAAVEIARSQVGKAGPTLGTIKTRMYAPALAALRDKDNTLD; translated from the coding sequence ATGCCCATGCTCGACCGCCAGGACGACGTCTTCATCCTCGACATCGGGGACGGCGAGAACCGCTTCCACCCCGACTGGCTCGCCGCCGTCGACGCGGCGCTCGACGAGGTGGAGAAGGCGGAAGGGCCCCGCGCCCTGGTGACCGCCGCGACGGGGAAGTTCTTCTCCAACGGCCTTGATCTGGAGTGGCTCATCGCCCACGCCGAGCAGCGGCACGACTACGTCCGCAGGGTCCACGGCCTCTTCGCGCGGATGCTCTCCCTGCCGGTCGTCACCGTGGCCGCGCTCCAGGGCCACACCTTCGCGGCCGGGGCGATGCTCTCCCTGGCCCATGACTTCCGGGTGATGCGCGCCGACCGCGGCTACTGGTGCCTGCCCGAGGTCGACATCAACATCCCCTTCACCCCGGGCATGTCCGCACTGATCCAGGCACGGCTGACCCCGCAGACCGCGCACGAGGCCATGACGACCGGCCGCCGCTACGGCGGTCACGACGCCCTGGCCGCCGCCGTCGTCGACCGGGCGGTGGACGAAGAGGCCGTCCGACGGGCGGCAGTGGAGATCGCCCGTTCCCAGGTGGGCAAGGCAGGCCCCACCCTCGGCACCATCAAGACCCGCATGTACGCCCCCGCGCTTGCCGCCTTGCGGGACAAGGACAACACGCTCGACTGA
- a CDS encoding STAS domain-containing protein gives MSTQTHRLIINELARCDECAVLRVSGELDQNAEKFFLRTLGASVMAGHRHLVLDVTALVFCDSRGLNCLLGVRWLLRRREGQLLLAGTGRHLAELLALTGSSDIFPRYLTVGQALLSLPPSHRPTWPPASFLPDGKPSDSPPCGPGSP, from the coding sequence ATGTCTACGCAGACCCATCGCCTCATCATCAACGAGCTCGCGCGGTGCGACGAGTGTGCCGTACTGCGCGTGAGCGGTGAACTCGACCAGAACGCCGAGAAGTTCTTCCTGCGGACGCTCGGCGCCTCCGTCATGGCGGGTCATCGACATCTCGTTCTCGATGTGACGGCGTTGGTGTTCTGCGATTCCCGCGGGCTCAACTGCCTGCTCGGCGTGCGGTGGCTGCTGCGGCGCCGCGAGGGTCAGCTCCTGCTGGCGGGGACAGGCCGCCACCTCGCCGAACTCCTCGCGCTGACCGGCAGCTCGGACATCTTCCCCCGCTACCTCACCGTGGGCCAGGCCCTCCTGTCCCTGCCGCCGTCCCACCGCCCCACCTGGCCGCCCGCGTCCTTCCTCCCGGACGGCAAGCCGAGCGACTCCCCGCCATGTGGACCCGGATCGCCCTGA